The proteins below are encoded in one region of Vanessa tameamea isolate UH-Manoa-2023 chromosome Z, ilVanTame1 primary haplotype, whole genome shotgun sequence:
- the LOC113404210 gene encoding solute carrier family 66 member 3, with product METQLVQILANMISLLTVLSCLFLKVPQILYIRKKQSADGIYMQAMLMEITGFTIVTLYNYTNQYSVMTYLEYPIILLQVYVLLYYVLKFKGYLSAPVVPFLITAYFAIILSFVLEILPKEILSYLVPFCTPLSGSAKVTYIYGIIKAANADAVSLTTWIISVLTNISRLFTVYVDSADTKLMINFLVSTTLSAGVLATAIYYQRYPTKPTPQKQRRRRSLSADRNHQHKE from the exons ATGGAGACGCAGCTCGTACAAATATTAGCAAACATGATTAGTTTGTTAACTGTTTTATCATGTTTATTTCTGAAAGTGCCTCAAATCTTATACATAAGAAAGAAACAATCTGCTGATGGAATATATATGCAGGCAATGTTAATGGAAATCACTGG ATTTACAATTGTAACTCTCTACAATTACACAAATCAATACAGTGTAATGACATATTTGGAATATCCCATTATACTCCTGCAAGTTTATGTACTgttgtattatgtattaaaatttaaagggtACTTATCAGCTCCTGTTGTGCCTTTTTTAATAACAGCATATTTTGCAATAATTCTCAGCTTTGTCCTCGAGATACTACCAAAAGAAATACTATCCTATTTAgtg cctTTTTGTACACCTTTGAGTGGATCTGCCAAGGTTACCTATATTTATGGAATAATCAAGGCAGCGAATGCAGATGCTGTATCATTAACTACATGGATTATTTCTGTTTTAACAAACATAT CACGTCTCTTTACTGTGTACGTTGACTCTGCTGATACGAAATTAATGATCAACTTCCTGGTATCTACAACACTGAGTGCTGGAGTTCTAGCCACAGCTATTTACTATCAAAGGTATCCAACAAAACCTACACCACAAAAACAGAGAAGAAGACGAAGTTTATCCGCCGACCGAAATCATCAACATAAGgagtaa
- the LOC113404217 gene encoding uncharacterized protein LOC113404217: MSIINTSMCKKPGDKRLLSTWRLECGLGIIIDSDCPIDGAWSPWTPWSTCHGACDTVGHRKRLRKCNNPPPSKEGLSCNGLDEQIESCYLKNCTVDDYRKIVKGNIARAEALHQLEVIPAFMERCLQMECPYEAVEAALTAENTWQLNSEALWNALQCVKHDIGCSVNGEWGEWMPWSTCGAQCGKGFMWRIRRCDTPPPSVSHLVCLGTPLQNKECEGDQCAIDEQRSEVSVSGTWSEWGEWTKCSEKCGTGIRRRKRACIEKNISVADIAWTTHCRGQYEEVESCNVKNCLLNGGWSGWGAWGPCSQTCGAGRRSRTRSCTRPIPSGGGTNCVGPKFDVGSCHLTPCEVYRHIICVFNGDSVLQYDFPKKRSTFFHFYIRFMPLSPHGTLIRRGTIHSPRVRVSLHKWHICFDAHGSSKTCSLPRSCSPLALEPSVWHSIMLTVSNEAVTIRVNDAQNPIHSVFPCDPELTNDKINVFIGEKLHGQIQEAMVNFRPISLFIERERQPSKTALFPTSASNIAYESANIEEAYIYLENEQYLRLPCFRLQDDWQLELTIKSKSDSGMILFFKDYRNNSWFYMMLQNMRLVLKFASVEFKSEAISSTECLPDQWLDIKLTKRNETNTIEVSINTGERLHVLLADDKFRKRRLSKQKYSNLTHHSSTNANRSTCGPYANKTMANILCSNEYFIGGIPLPLRNKLSEDITSFFGIIASLKINNVLVDLRNMSMERYKNGIIQLSSGTASISGSYHETHWGETKKLNLICVYARHTRSPYHAYWLYLDTGIDNKNISSMDDGRVLRLIISPDNHSGFYTCRGNDNEHTKNFVTYGVLAKSQFKLMGPDTLTVVALFTTVSLVIFTLGWLIIEGYHDVRDGYGFFRDDLLSTEEQVEIDCNPYIQVCGTENILAKSNTKRRNRQLRNKALLDSRQKMKFHEERTNEYSLSEPEELPALPEVRSCAIKPACEIYRSEQICSPLHSSNKTSHKTELPPSSTNVSSRTFYSRLLFTNSKNPTKGNSKRKSNYSSNLEMERRLKLVTIQSSSFINNSSVQKVLKKFKDLKSVDS; the protein is encoded by the coding sequence TGTAAAAAGCCAGGTGATAAACGTCTTCTGTCAACATGGCGCCTAGAATGTGGATTGGGTATTATAATTGACTCTGATTGTCCTATCGACGGTGCTTGGTCACCTTGGACGCCTTGGTCGACATGTCACGGTGCTTGCGATACTGTTGGTCATCGAAAAAGACTTAGAAAATGTAATAATCCCCCGCCATCAAAAGAAGGCCTTTCTTGCAACGGTTTAGATGAACAAATTGAATCTTGTTACCTAAAAAATTGTACGGTGGATGATTATCGCAAAATCGTGAAAGGAAATATAGCGCGAGCTGAAGCTTTACATCAACTAGAAGTAATTCCGGCGTTTATGGAACGTTGTCTTCAAATGGAATGTCCTTACGAAGCCGTGGAAGCTGCACTCACTGCAGAAAATACATGGCAGCTTAATTCTGAAGCATTGTGGAATGCCCTCCAGTGTGTAAAACATGATATAGGTTGTTCTGTTAACGGCGAATGGGGCGAATGGATGCCATGGTCGACTTGTGGAGCACAATGCGGAAAAGGATTTATGTGGAGAATTCGGCGATGCGATACACCTCCTCCTTCAGTATCTCATTTAGTTTGTCTCGGCACACCTTTGCAAAATAAAGAATGTGAAGGCGATCAATGCGCCATTGACGAACAACGTTCTGAGGTCAGTGTTAGTGGAACTTGGAGTGAATGGGGTGAATGGACAAAATGCTCGGAAAAATGTGGCACTGGAATTCGACGTAGGAAGAGAGCGTGCATTGAGAAAAACATTTCAGTAGCTGACATTGCTTGGACAACTCATTGCCGTGGCCAATATGAAGAGGTGGAAtcttgtaatgtaaaaaattgtttactcAACGGTGGATGGTCCGGCTGGGGTGCTTGGGGTCCATGTTCACAGACTTGTGGAGCTGGTAGACGATCTAGAACAAGATCATGCACAAGACCGATACCATCAGGCGGTGGAACGAATTGTGTTGGACCGAAATTTGATGTTGGATCTTGTCACTTAACTCCATGTGAAGTTTATAGGCACATCATTTGTGTATTTAATGGTGATTCGGTTTTGCAGTACGATTTTCCAAAAAAACGTTccacattttttcatttttatatccgCTTTATGCCATTGTCTCCTCATGGGACACTTATACGCCGAGGAACAATTCATAGTCCCCGCGTACGTGTCAGCTTACATAAATGGCACATTTGCTTCGATGCACACGGATCTTCAAAAACTTGCAGCCTTCCACGTTCATGTTCACCTTTAGCACTTGAACCTTCAGTATGGCACTCAATTATGTTAACAGTCAGTAATGAAGCAGTAACCATTAGAGTAAATGATGCACAAAATCCAATTCATAGTGTCTTTCCTTGTGATCCAGAATTAacaaatgacaaaataaatgtttttattggtgAGAAATTACATGGACAGATTCAAGAAGCTATGGTAAATTTTAGGccaataagtttatttattgaacgtGAACGTCAACCAAGTAAAACCGCCTTATTTCCAACATCAGCATCGAATATAGCTTACGAAAGTGCCAACATTGAAGAAGCGTATATATATCTTGAGAACGAACAATATTTACGATTACCATGTTTTAGACTACAAGATGACTGGCAGTTGGAACTTACCATTAAATCAAAAAGTGATAGCGgtatgattcttttttttaaagactaCCGAAATAATAGTTGGTTTTACATGATGTTACAAAATATGCGATTGGTACTTAAATTTGCGTCTGTTGAATTTAAATCAGAAGCAATAAGTTCTACTGAATGTTTACCCGACCAGTGGCTTGATATAAAACTAACTAAACGTAATGAAACTAATACAATTGAAGTTTCGATTAACACTGGTGAGCGCCTTCATGTACTACTGGCGGACGATAAATTTAGAAAACGTAGATTGTCCAAAcagaaatattcaaatttgacTCATCATTCTTCAACCAATGCTAACCGATCAACTTGTGGACCTTATGCTAATAAAACGATGGcgaatattttatgttctaaTGAATATTTCATTGGAGGAATACCCTTACCGTTGAGAAATAAGCTATCTGAAGACATCACTTCATTTTTTGGTATAATAgcttctttaaaaattaataatgtcttaGTAGATTTGCGTAACATGAGTATGGAAAGATATAAAAACGGAATCATTCAGCTTTCTTCAGGAACAGCTAGTATATCAGGATCTTATCACGAGACTCATTGGGGTGAGAccaaaaaattgaatttaatatgtgTATACGCTCGACATACTAGATCACCTTACCATGCTTACTGGCTTTACTTAGACACTGGTAtagataataagaatattagttCAATGGACGACGGTAGAGTTTTAAGGCTGATTATATCTCCTGATAACCATTCAGGATTTTACACTTGTCGAGGTAACGACAACGAACACACGAAAAATTTTGTGACTTACGGTGTTCTTGCAAAAAGTCAGTTTAAGCTTATGGGTCCTGATACGTTAACCGTTGTAGCGCTCTTCACAACTGTTTcacttgtaatatttactttaggATGGCTTATAATAGAAGGATATCACGATGTTCGCGATGGATACGGATTTTTTCGTGACGATCTACTTTCAACGGAAGAGCAAGTTGAGATTGATTGTAACCCATATATACAAGTTTGTGGTACCGAAAATATTTTAGCCAAAAGTAATACTAAGCGAAGAAATAGACAATTACGCAATAAAGCACTGCTCGACTCGAGacaaaaaatgaaatttcatgaaGAACGAACAAACGAATATAGTCTGAGTGAGCCAGAGGAGCTACCAGCATTACCCGAAGTCAGAAGCTGCGCTATAAAACCAGCCTGCGAGATTTACAGATCAGAACAAATTTGCTCACCGCTACACAGTTCCAATAAAACGTCGCATAAAACGGAACTACCTCCATCATCCACAAATGTATCTTCCAGAACTTTTTATTCACGTTTACTCTTTACTAATTCAAAAAATCCTACCAAAGGAAATTCGAAAAGGAAATCTAATTATAGTTCTAATTTAGAAATGGAACGCAGACTAAAATTAGTAACTATACAATCttcatcttttataaataactcttCTGTGCAGAAAGTATTGAagaaatttaaagatttaaaaagtgTAGATTCTTGA